The following nucleotide sequence is from Paracrocinitomix mangrovi.
CGGAAGTGGTGTTCCTGATGAAGACGTAAAATACATTTTTGATAAATTTTTCCAATCGCATCATCAAAACACTATTAAGCCTAGTGGTAGTGGATTTGGATTAGCAATCTGCAAGCAAATTATAGAAAAACACAACGGATCAATTTGGTACGAACCAAGCGCTTCCGGAGGTGCCAAAATAACATTTAATATACCTGTTACTAAACAAAGCCAAGAAACAAATGAGTAAAAAAATTGTGATAGTTGATGATGAGCCGAACATTGTTATGTCACTCGAATATGCCTTTAAGAAAAAAGGTCATCAGGTTTTTATTGCCAGAGATGGTTCTGAAGCCATAGAGATAATTAAGAAGGAATTGCCGGATGCTGTGGTGTTAGATGTTATGATGCCAAAAGTAGACGGTTTTAACACGCTCAAACAAATTAAGAACTCACCTGAATTAAAAAACTGTAGAGTAGTGTTCCTTTCTGCTAAAAACAAAGAAAGTGATATTCAAAAAGGATTGGATTTAGGAGCTGATAAGTACCTAACAAAGCCTTTTTCAGTGAAGAAAGTAATAACAGAAGTTGAAGAGCTTCTTTAAAATGATTGATTATGAAGTTTAGTTTATCACCCTTGGTCTCTGACATAGTAATTTCGGTTTATGTCGTTTTAACCTTGGCATTGAGGTTTGTATTTGAATCAAGAACTAACCTAAGTCCGGGACTATCTATTGCACTGGGCGCTTGCTTCTTGGTAATTTTGTGGGTGTTGATCAAGGCAAAAGTCTTGAATCCAAATTGGTTCGGATTGTTTAATTCAAAAAAGTAAGAAGGTGTATAAAAGTGAGTATAAATTAAGCATTGAGCAACCGGAGGAATTCTGGGGACGTGCAGCTAACGAAATAGGCTGGTATAAAAAGCCAACAAATATTTTAAACAGAACATCTAATAGGTGGTTTGAAGATGGTGTGTTAAACCTTTCTTATTTATGTGTTGATAAGCATGTAATGGACGGATTTGGAGAACAGATAGCAATAATATATGATTCACCAGTTTCGAATCAAAAACTGCATATCAGCTATAATGAACTTCAAAATGAAGTGAGCAAGTTGGCCGGTGGATTACATAAGTTAGGAGTTGAAAAAGGAGATACAGTAATTATTTATATGCCCATGATTCCGCAAGCTCTTTACGCTATGTTGGCTTGTGTTAGAATTGGAGCAATACACTCTGTTGTATTTGGTGGCTTTGCACCCCACGAATTGGCAATTAGAATTGACGACAGCAAACCAAAAGCTATTATTTGTGCAAGCAATGGAATTGAGGTTGATAAAATTATTCCATACAAACCTTTTGTTGATGAAGCCATTAATCTGGCAGATCATAAACCTGAAAAAGTGATCATTTACGATAGAAAGCAAAATGTTCCTTTTGAGAAGAAAGCTTATGATGTAGATTATACCAATTTAGTTGATTCATCTGATCCGGTAAATCCGGTTCCTGTAGAAGCTGATCATCCTTCATATATTTTATATACTTCTGGAACAACTGGTAAACCAAAAGGTATTGTTAGAGATACGGGTGGATACGCAACAGCATTAAAATACACCATGAAAAATGTCTATGGTGTTGAGCAAGGAGACGTTTATTGGGCGGCAAGTGACGTGGGTTGGGTTGTTGGACATAGTTACATTGTATATGGTCCTTTAATCAATAGAAACACTACCATATTGTTTGAAGGTAAACCTATTAAAACTCCTGATGCTTCAACTTTTTGGAGAGTAATTAGTGAACACAATGTACGTGTAATGTTTACTGCTCCAACTGCCATCAGAGCGATCAGAAAAGAGGATTCAGAAGGATCGTTTATTAAAAAGTTTGATTTATCTAATTTGAAATACTTGTTTTTGGCTGGTGAGCGTTGTGATGTAGCAACCTTAAGATGGGCTGAAAATCAATTAAAAGTACCTGTAATAGATCATTGGTGGCAAACAGAATCTGGCTGGCCAATGATTGCAAATATGGCTGGGCTAGAGCTTTTTCCTGTTAAGCCTGGCTCAGCCACTTTTCCTGTTTGCGGATATGATGTGCAGATTTTGGGCGAAAATGGTGTTGTGCAAGGAGCTAATACAGAAGGATATGTAGCGGTTAAACTTCCTTTACCTCCAGGAAATTTATTGAGTTTGTGGAATGATGATGAAAGATTCCAAAATGGATATTTAAAGAAATTCCCGGGCTATTATTTTTCAGGTGATGGTGGGTATAAAGATGCAGATGGATATGTATTTATTACCGGAAGAGTAGATGATATCATCAATGTTGCAGGACATAGGTTGTCAACAGCTGAAATGGAAGAGGTAATCAGTATGCATCCTTTGGTGGCTGAATGTGCTGTTTTTGGTGTCCATTGTGAGTTAAAAGGACAAAAGCCTCTAGGGTTAGTGGTTGTTAAGCCTGGAATTAAAATAGATTTTAAAGATCTTCATAGTGATTTGGTACAAGCTGTGCGAAAGGAAATTGGACCTGTTGCTTCTTTTAAAGATGTAGTGGTAGTAAACAGATTACCAAAAACCAGATCAGGAAAAATCCTAAGAAAATTGTTACGTGATATAGCGGACAACAAAGAATATAAAATTCCTTCAACTATAGACGATATAGCTATTGTCAGTGAAATAGAAGAAGCGTACATAGAAAACAATATTGGTATTCATCAAAAAATGAATTATGAGTAATTATCACATTAAAAATTTAGAAGAGTATTTTAAAGTGTACAGAAAGTCTGTTCACAAACCTGAAGAATTTTGGGAAGAAATAGCGGAAGAACATTTTGTTTGGCGTCAACGCTGGGACAATGTGATGAGTTTTGACTTTGAAAAACCAGAAATCAAATGGTTTGAAAACGCAAAGTTGAATATAACTGAAAACTGCATTGATAGGCACTTGCGTACAAGAGGAGATAAGACTGCTATATTATTTGAGCCAAATGATCCAAATGAAGAGGCGCAACACATCACCTATAAAAGATTGGCAGAACGCGTCAATCAAATGGCAAATGTATTAAAGGATAATGGCGTGCAAAAGGGAGACAGAGTATGTATTTACTTACCTATGATCCCTGAGTTGGCTTTTGCAGTTTTAGCCTGTGCAAGAATTGGAGCTATTCACTCGGTTGTTTTTGCAGGATTTTCATCATCTGCCTTGGCAACGAGAATTAATGACAGTGATTGTAAAATTGTGTTGACATCAGATGGATCTTATAGAGGTTCAAAATCAATAGATTTAAAAGGAATTGTAGATGAGGCATTAAAAACTTGCCCTAGTGTTAAAAGTGTATTGGTTGCTAAGCGAATCAACTCTGATATTCACATGGAAGAAGGAAGAGATAAATGGCTACAACCTTTGTTAGATGCAGCATCAAAAGATTGCGAACCGGAAATAATGGATGCAGAAGATCCTTTGTTCATCTTGTATACATCAGGATCTACCGGAAAACCAAAAGGAATGGTTCATACAACGGCAGGTTATATGGTTTATACTGCCTACACTTTTAAAAACGTCTTCCAGTATAGAGAGTCTGATATTTATTGGTGTACGGCAGATATTGGATGGATTACCGGTCATAGTTATATCATATATGGTCCATTGGCAAATGGAGCTACAACTGTAATGTTTGAAGGTGTTCCGTCTTATCCTGATTTTGGAAGATTCTGGGAGATTGTAGAGAAACACAAAGTAACTCAGTTTTATACTGCTCCAACTGCTATTAGGGCGTTAGCTAAAGAAGATTTGGCTTATGTTGAAAAATATGATTTATCAAGTTTAAAGGTATTAGGGTCAGTAGGGGAGCCAATTAATGAAGAAGCCTGGCACTGGTATGATGACAATGTAGGTAAAAAGAAAAGCCCAATTGTGGATACCTGGTGGCAAACAGAAACCGGAGGGATTTTGATTTCTCCAATTCCTTATGTTACACCAACCATTCCAACATTTGCAACGCTTCCTTTACCAGGAATTCAACCGGCCTTAATGGATGAAAACGGTGAAGAAATAAAAGGAAATTTGGTAGAGGGTAGATTGTGTATCAAGTTTCCATGGCCTTCAATTGCCAGAACCATTTGGGGTAATCATGAAAGGTACAGAGATACGTATTTCTCAGCCTATAAAGGCAAGTATTTTACGGGTGATGGTGCAAGAAGAGATGCTGTAGGATATTACAGAATTACGGGTAGGGTAGA
It contains:
- a CDS encoding response regulator transcription factor, whose protein sequence is MSKKIVIVDDEPNIVMSLEYAFKKKGHQVFIARDGSEAIEIIKKELPDAVVLDVMMPKVDGFNTLKQIKNSPELKNCRVVFLSAKNKESDIQKGLDLGADKYLTKPFSVKKVITEVEELL
- a CDS encoding acetate--CoA ligase gives rise to the protein MYKSEYKLSIEQPEEFWGRAANEIGWYKKPTNILNRTSNRWFEDGVLNLSYLCVDKHVMDGFGEQIAIIYDSPVSNQKLHISYNELQNEVSKLAGGLHKLGVEKGDTVIIYMPMIPQALYAMLACVRIGAIHSVVFGGFAPHELAIRIDDSKPKAIICASNGIEVDKIIPYKPFVDEAINLADHKPEKVIIYDRKQNVPFEKKAYDVDYTNLVDSSDPVNPVPVEADHPSYILYTSGTTGKPKGIVRDTGGYATALKYTMKNVYGVEQGDVYWAASDVGWVVGHSYIVYGPLINRNTTILFEGKPIKTPDASTFWRVISEHNVRVMFTAPTAIRAIRKEDSEGSFIKKFDLSNLKYLFLAGERCDVATLRWAENQLKVPVIDHWWQTESGWPMIANMAGLELFPVKPGSATFPVCGYDVQILGENGVVQGANTEGYVAVKLPLPPGNLLSLWNDDERFQNGYLKKFPGYYFSGDGGYKDADGYVFITGRVDDIINVAGHRLSTAEMEEVISMHPLVAECAVFGVHCELKGQKPLGLVVVKPGIKIDFKDLHSDLVQAVRKEIGPVASFKDVVVVNRLPKTRSGKILRKLLRDIADNKEYKIPSTIDDIAIVSEIEEAYIENNIGIHQKMNYE
- the acs gene encoding acetate--CoA ligase; the protein is MSNYHIKNLEEYFKVYRKSVHKPEEFWEEIAEEHFVWRQRWDNVMSFDFEKPEIKWFENAKLNITENCIDRHLRTRGDKTAILFEPNDPNEEAQHITYKRLAERVNQMANVLKDNGVQKGDRVCIYLPMIPELAFAVLACARIGAIHSVVFAGFSSSALATRINDSDCKIVLTSDGSYRGSKSIDLKGIVDEALKTCPSVKSVLVAKRINSDIHMEEGRDKWLQPLLDAASKDCEPEIMDAEDPLFILYTSGSTGKPKGMVHTTAGYMVYTAYTFKNVFQYRESDIYWCTADIGWITGHSYIIYGPLANGATTVMFEGVPSYPDFGRFWEIVEKHKVTQFYTAPTAIRALAKEDLAYVEKYDLSSLKVLGSVGEPINEEAWHWYDDNVGKKKSPIVDTWWQTETGGILISPIPYVTPTIPTFATLPLPGIQPALMDENGEEIKGNLVEGRLCIKFPWPSIARTIWGNHERYRDTYFSAYKGKYFTGDGARRDAVGYYRITGRVDDVIIVSGHNLGTAPIEDAINEHNAVAESAIVGFPHDIKGNALYGFITLKETGESRNHDNLRKEINQLITEQIGPIAKLDKIQFTVGLPKTRSGKIMRRILRKIACNEAESLGDISTLLNPEVVQQILEERIA